A window of Caldicoprobacter guelmensis genomic DNA:
ATCCTTTGTTCCAGATCATCCAGCGCTTGGCTAAAACTGTTTGGGTTCCGTATTATTTCCATGGAGCGCCGTGCCATCAGTTCCACCAAAGCACGGCGCATATCAGCGATTTCAGGTATTACTTGCATTATGTGGTTTTCCCTTTGTTTTAGAACTTCTTCCTCCTGATGGCGTATATCCTCATACTCCTTCAATATCTCCTTGAGAATCACTTCTTTCATAGCAAGTGCCCCCAAAAATTAGCCGTTTTCGATGTCCTCAAACAGAAACTCCAGCTCTTCATCGGTATAAGTATGCTGTTCGAATTTACTGAAATCCACCTGTTTTTTCAAGGACTTGTTTTGTGCTACCAAATACAGCCCTTTCAAATGGCGTTCATGATCGGTTCTGGCCTCCTCAACCGTCCTTATACCGCTATTATACCAGCTGTAGAGGATTTTGTTCATGAACGAAAGTTTATTTTCGGCTATAACTGAATATTCAGCAGCCTGAAGTATAAGTTCGTAGGGCAGTTTCCATTCTTCGGTCCATTTCAGGAATAGCTTGCGATCCGCCGGCGTGACAGACCTCTCTTCGCCCACCCGTTCAAGGACTGCCTGTATCTGTTCGTTAAGCTTTTGTCTTCTCTTAAGGTACTCCTTGATATCTTCTTTTGTGCGCAGGCCCTTTTCTACCCAGCGTTTTAGCATGACATCTACCGTTTCAAAGCTGGTATCCAGCTTTTTGCGGACGCATTGTTTGCAGGCAATCAAAATAACCTCGTGCTGTAGTTGCCACTGGCCTGTCCATTTCATGTAAAAGGCCTGGTACTCGGGAGTGGGGGTGGTATCCTTGTATCCCAGCTCAAAAAGTACTTCCTTTATTCTGCTCATGATGGTTTCTCTGTTTTCCAGATATTGGTTTATCTGCTGGGGCGTCTTGAGCCCCAGCCTATTAAAGTTTTCCAGTATTTTGTCCAGATACCCCAAACTGGGCGAACTGGTTTTGGTTGTTTCCTTGCAGGCTTGCAGTATGGCGTTCAGCGAAAATCCCCAGATATCCCGCCATTTTTTGTAAAGCTCCAGTTCGGCCTTGGTAGGCGTTCTATGGATTCCCAGGTATTTCAGCACAGCGGTGGTATCCTGATAACACGATTCACAGCTCTCTATGTACTCTTCGGCTTTTTGCAGAGTGTTTATTCCCTCCCTGGCCCATTGCTGTGCTATCTTGTCGAGGTAGTTGATGCTAATGTTAGGGCCTTTCTTTGATATGTAAAACCGTATCATCATGAGCACCACTTCTTTGGGCAGTTGGAGGACCTCCAGCCAATCGTATATTTTGAGGTACTCCTGCGGTGTAAGCAGCCGTTTATCGAAGATCAGCTGGAGGTTTTGGTTGAAATCTCTGTACTTGTAAAGAGTATCTTCAACACTCAGATTTTTGTTGTACATGATATCCTTTATATTGAAGTATTGTACAGCGAACTTTCCATCCTCTTTTTCAATAATTTTCAATATACCCTGTCTTTCCCAGTAACGGAAAGCATTTATAACAACTTCGCGATCAAGTTCTAACGCTCGTGCGAAATCCTCCAGTGAATTTTCGGCGTATTCAGGGTAATAGCACTGCTTGAGCCCGTAAAGATATACCTTTACAAAATCGCCCGGGGCTTTTAGCATAAATTCTTGGATAAACAGGTTTTCTACTGGCGTTACATCAAACATATGGTAATTGTTGTCAAACATGCATAGAGCCATAAAAATCATCCTCGTTTACAAAGGCTTTGTCTTCCTTAATATGATACCAGCAAACAGGAATAATATCAATGTGCGGATGAAGTTGTTTGCTGTCAATGGGATAAACTTAACAGCTCACAGGAGGCAATTCTTAGTGCCTCATTTAAATGCTAATCTTTTTGCAGCTTCGAGTTGTCTAGTTGTTTTTAATGTACATCCGCGAATAGTATTCATCCATCATTCTTTTAATGTTAAATCTGTCCTTGGTGCTGAGTATGCTGTTTCTCATCATGTCGATCCATTTTTGGCGATTATGGTAGTAGGTGGGTATTACTTCATTGATAAGAACGTGGTATAAGGCTTTTGAATCATGAGAATCTTGAACCGCATAATTTATATTGGTAAAACCGTCCCCAAACTGCCAGCCGTTTATGCCATGTTCACATGCCTCTGCCCACCAGCCGTCTAGAATGCTTAAATTTAGTACCCCATTCATGGCGGCTTTCATCCCAGAAGTACCGCAGGCCTCCATGGGTCGGCGAGGGTTGTTGAGCCATACGTCGGCACCCCTGGTAAGCAATTTACCAATGTTCATGTCATAATTTTCTAAAAAAACCACTGATTCCGGGAATTGTTTCGATATCTTGATTATGTTTGTTATAATTTCTTTGCCTACATTATCCATAGGATGGGCTTTTCCCGAGAACACGATCTGTAGCTTTTTGTTTTTGAGTAAAGGGAATATTGTATTTGGGTCTTTAAATATAAGGTCATGGCGCTTGTAGGCTGTTGCTCTCCTTCCAAATCCTATGAGGAGTACCTCCGGATCCAGCATTATGCCGGTTTTTTCCTTGATAAACCTTATCAGTTTCATTTTGTTAGTCATATGACATTCCCATAGATTTCCGTGTCCCTCGGCTGCTAGCAGCATGTTGTTGTCTACCCAAGTAGGGATATGTATGCCATTGGTTATGCCGATGATTTCCGACCTGTTGCTCACATGTTTCCACATGTTGTTTGCGGTTTGGCAGTGGAGCTGCGATACGGCATTGGATATTCTTGATAGCCTTAAGGCCGCCACCGTCATATTAAATGGTGAACCACCGATGACCTGTAGTTGTTCATAACTCAACCCATTATTGGCTCCCATATACATCAGCTGTTCTAAAGGATGGGATTCATTGCCTTCTACGACAGGGGTATGGGTGGTGAATACGATTTTATCCCGGACCGTTTCTAAAGCTTTGTTAAAAGGCATGCCAGCCGACATGTTTTGCTTTATAAGCTCAAGGCCTGCCAGAACGGCATGCCCTTCGTTAAAATGATATACGTCGGGTTGTATTCCCATGGCCTTTAAGGCTTTAACCCCCCCTATTCCGAGGACGATCTCCTGAGCAATCCTCTCTTCACCCATTCTCCCGTATAATTGACTAGTAATCCATGCGTCTTCGTTTTTGGGAAGATAGGCATCCAACAGATAAAGGGGGGCATTGCCAAATGTGTCAACTTTCCATACTTTGCATACTACCTGTCGGTTTTGAACCTGTACAGTAACCTTTACGCCGGTATCTTTGAGAAAATCGTATTCATAGTCATGGAATATATCGTAGGGCTTGAGGTCTTTTCCAATTTCCTGATGGGTGTACCCTTGCCTCCACCTTATTCCTACTCCAATGATAGGCATGTCATATTCCTTTGCTACCTTTAGGTAGTCTCCGGCTAGTATGCCCAGCCCACCGGCATATATATGGAATGATGGGTCAAGGCCGTACTCCATACAAAAGTATGCTACTTTGGGTAGCGCAGTTTGGTTCATAAGAAATTCCTCCTTACAATGGCGAGTTATAAGCATCTTTAGTATGTCCAGTTAGGAGGCAAAAAATCAAATGAACCTTTTTAAAAAAATATGTTTGACAATCCAAAATAAGTGTAGTAATATTTATAAATGACATTATTCATATAGGATTAGTAGAGATAAATAGAAGGCGTGCTTATTAGAAAGAAAGGAGGGTCAAAGAGAAAGCTAAAATGAAAATATCCACCAGGGGTAGGTATGGGCTGAGAGCGGTTGTCGATTTGGCTGTGTATTCAAAAGGGGGATATACGGCGCTCAGCAGCATAGCCGAAAGGCAAGGGATCTCGGAAAAGTATCTCGAGCAGGTGTTCAATGCCCTTAAAAAAGCAGGTATGGTAAAGAGCGTCAAAGGCTCGCGCGGTGGTTACATCCTGGCATGTGATAGCGCCAGCACCACGGTGGGAGATGTGCTTAGGGTGCTGGAAGGTGAGCTTTCGGTGGTGGAACCGCCGCAGAAGGAGACCGGGTTGCAGGATACAAT
This region includes:
- a CDS encoding DnaD domain protein; its protein translation is MALCMFDNNYHMFDVTPVENLFIQEFMLKAPGDFVKVYLYGLKQCYYPEYAENSLEDFARALELDREVVINAFRYWERQGILKIIEKEDGKFAVQYFNIKDIMYNKNLSVEDTLYKYRDFNQNLQLIFDKRLLTPQEYLKIYDWLEVLQLPKEVVLMMIRFYISKKGPNISINYLDKIAQQWAREGINTLQKAEEYIESCESCYQDTTAVLKYLGIHRTPTKAELELYKKWRDIWGFSLNAILQACKETTKTSSPSLGYLDKILENFNRLGLKTPQQINQYLENRETIMSRIKEVLFELGYKDTTPTPEYQAFYMKWTGQWQLQHEVILIACKQCVRKKLDTSFETVDVMLKRWVEKGLRTKEDIKEYLKRRQKLNEQIQAVLERVGEERSVTPADRKLFLKWTEEWKLPYELILQAAEYSVIAENKLSFMNKILYSWYNSGIRTVEEARTDHERHLKGLYLVAQNKSLKKQVDFSKFEQHTYTDEELEFLFEDIENG
- the glgP gene encoding alpha-glucan family phosphorylase — its product is MNQTALPKVAYFCMEYGLDPSFHIYAGGLGILAGDYLKVAKEYDMPIIGVGIRWRQGYTHQEIGKDLKPYDIFHDYEYDFLKDTGVKVTVQVQNRQVVCKVWKVDTFGNAPLYLLDAYLPKNEDAWITSQLYGRMGEERIAQEIVLGIGGVKALKAMGIQPDVYHFNEGHAVLAGLELIKQNMSAGMPFNKALETVRDKIVFTTHTPVVEGNESHPLEQLMYMGANNGLSYEQLQVIGGSPFNMTVAALRLSRISNAVSQLHCQTANNMWKHVSNRSEIIGITNGIHIPTWVDNNMLLAAEGHGNLWECHMTNKMKLIRFIKEKTGIMLDPEVLLIGFGRRATAYKRHDLIFKDPNTIFPLLKNKKLQIVFSGKAHPMDNVGKEIITNIIKISKQFPESVVFLENYDMNIGKLLTRGADVWLNNPRRPMEACGTSGMKAAMNGVLNLSILDGWWAEACEHGINGWQFGDGFTNINYAVQDSHDSKALYHVLINEVIPTYYHNRQKWIDMMRNSILSTKDRFNIKRMMDEYYSRMYIKNN
- a CDS encoding RrF2 family transcriptional regulator, which encodes MKISTRGRYGLRAVVDLAVYSKGGYTALSSIAERQGISEKYLEQVFNALKKAGMVKSVKGSRGGYILACDSASTTVGDVLRVLEGELSVVEPPQKETGLQDTMEKFLERNVWSKINDRINRVLNSLTIEDLVNEYRKMIETSSLIYYI